Proteins from a single region of Fundulus heteroclitus isolate FHET01 chromosome 12, MU-UCD_Fhet_4.1, whole genome shotgun sequence:
- the LOC105926996 gene encoding solute carrier family 2, facilitated glucose transporter member 11 isoform X2, with protein sequence MQQPEVLPSQVNAASQRSHRGHPERQPLGNPERDEMPEDYMSEYEPLLTKEGKKRKGIKFFCFQFPNKFLLLVMFATCIGGTFQCGYNISVINAPTKYVQDFINQTWRQRYQTEISKDVLTLLWSTIVSIFTIGGFIGVSIGGTLSVKLGRRGTLLANNAFSLVAALLMGLSSSAGSFELLIIGRLLIGINAGIALCVEPMFLGEIAPTSLRGAMGTGSSIFLTGGILSGQVMGLKEVLGGEQYWPLLLSTTCIPALLQLQLLPWFPESPRFLLIDKGDEEKCKKALNQLHGAAGSDSVLEDIQREKNNLVGFKAKKPWELFADRSVRWQVITIIVLNAAQQLNGVNAMYFYADYLFRQAGIAEDNIPYATVGTGACECLTALTCGMLVESLGRKVLISGGYLLMSICCILFTVTLALQDVSPIFPYLSVACVFAFVLSFGLGPGGVTNILTTEMFKQTTRPAAFMIAGSVNWLSFFFIGLLFPFIVLGLQHYCFLVFFVVCLSVGIYIIVVLPETKNKSFVEIQQEFQSRRSKESKYDEEGALLISTSL encoded by the exons ATG cagcagcctgaagTTCTTCCGTCCCAAGTCAATGCAGCGAGCCAGCGCTCACACCGAGGACATCCTGAGCGCCAACCTTTAGGAAACCCAGAAAGGGACGAAATGCCAGAAGATTATATGAGCGAATACGAGCCTCTGCTCACCAAAGAAGGCAAAAAGCGAAAAGGGATAAAG tttttctgtttccaaTTTCCAAACAAATTCCTCCTGCTGGTGATGTTTGCGACATGCATAGGAGGCACATTTCAGTGCGGATATAATATTTCTGTCATCAACGCGCCCACTAAG TATGTGCAAGACTTCATAAACCAGACCTGGAGGCAGCGTTATCAAACAGAGATCTCAAAAGATGTGCTCACACTGCTCTGGTCCACCATTGTGTCTATATTCACCATAGGAGGATTTATAGGAGTGTCAATTGGTGGGACTTTGTCTGTGAAGCTGGGAAG GAGAGGGACACTACTGGCCAATAACGCTTTTTCATTGGTTGCTGCTCTACTGATGGGTCTGAGCTCCTCTGCTGGCTCATTTGAGTTGCTTATCATTGGACGTCTCCTCATTGGAATAAATGCAG GCATTGCTCTGTGTGTTGAGCCCATGTTCTTAGGGGAAATAGCACCAACTTCTTTACGTGGAGCCATGGGAACGGGGTCGTCCATTTTCCTCACTGGTGGCATCCTGTCAGGACAAGTGATGGGGCTCAA AGAAGTGCTTGGTGGAGAACAGTACTGGCCCCTCCTGCTCTCCACCACGTGTATCCCAGCTTTACtgcagctccagctgctgcccTGGTTCCCCGAGAGTCCGCGCTTCCTGCTTATTGATAAAGGAGACGAGGAGAAGTGTAAAAAAG CCCTGAATCAGCTGCACGGCGCGGCGGGCTCTGACAGTGTGCTGGAGGATATCCAGAGGGAGAAGAACAACTTGGTCGGTTTCAAAGCCAAGAAACCCTGGGAGCTCTTTGCCGATCGCAGCGTACGCTGGCAGGTCATCACCATCATCGTGCTCAACGCAGCGCAACAGCTGAACGGCGTCAACGCT ATGTACTTCTACGCCGATTACTTGTTCCGACAAGCTGGGATCGCTGAAGATAACATACCTTACGCTACCGTCGGCACAGGTGCCTGTGAATGTCTCACTGCGTTAACATGT GGAATGCTCGTTGAGTCTCTGGGAAGGAAAGTGCTCATCTCAGGAGGATACTTATTGATGAGCATCTGCTGCATCTTATTCACAGTGACGTTGGCCCTGCAG GATGTCAGTCCGATATTTCCATACTTAAGCGTGGCCTGTGTGTTTGCTTTTGTCTTAAGCTTTGGTTTGGGACCGG GTGGCGTGACGAACATTTTAACCACAGAGATGTTCAAACAAACCACTCGGCCGGCAGCATTCATGATCGCAGGCTCGGTGAACTGGCTCAGCTTCTTCTTTATCGGCTTGCTCTTCCCCTTTATTGTG CTTGGGTTGCAGCACTACTGCTTCCTGGTATTCTTTGTCGTCTGCCTCTCGGTAGGGATATATATCATTGTCGTTCTTcctgaaaccaaaaacaaaagctttgttGAAATCCAGCAAGAGTTCCAGTCCAGAAGGAGTAAAGAGAGCAAGTATGATGAAGAAGGAGCTTTACTTATATCCACTTCTTTATGA
- the LOC105926996 gene encoding solute carrier family 2, facilitated glucose transporter member 11 isoform X1, whose protein sequence is MQQQPEVLPSQVNAASQRSHRGHPERQPLGNPERDEMPEDYMSEYEPLLTKEGKKRKGIKFFCFQFPNKFLLLVMFATCIGGTFQCGYNISVINAPTKYVQDFINQTWRQRYQTEISKDVLTLLWSTIVSIFTIGGFIGVSIGGTLSVKLGRRGTLLANNAFSLVAALLMGLSSSAGSFELLIIGRLLIGINAGIALCVEPMFLGEIAPTSLRGAMGTGSSIFLTGGILSGQVMGLKEVLGGEQYWPLLLSTTCIPALLQLQLLPWFPESPRFLLIDKGDEEKCKKALNQLHGAAGSDSVLEDIQREKNNLVGFKAKKPWELFADRSVRWQVITIIVLNAAQQLNGVNAMYFYADYLFRQAGIAEDNIPYATVGTGACECLTALTCGMLVESLGRKVLISGGYLLMSICCILFTVTLALQDVSPIFPYLSVACVFAFVLSFGLGPGGVTNILTTEMFKQTTRPAAFMIAGSVNWLSFFFIGLLFPFIVLGLQHYCFLVFFVVCLSVGIYIIVVLPETKNKSFVEIQQEFQSRRSKESKYDEEGALLISTSL, encoded by the exons ATG cagcagcagcctgaagTTCTTCCGTCCCAAGTCAATGCAGCGAGCCAGCGCTCACACCGAGGACATCCTGAGCGCCAACCTTTAGGAAACCCAGAAAGGGACGAAATGCCAGAAGATTATATGAGCGAATACGAGCCTCTGCTCACCAAAGAAGGCAAAAAGCGAAAAGGGATAAAG tttttctgtttccaaTTTCCAAACAAATTCCTCCTGCTGGTGATGTTTGCGACATGCATAGGAGGCACATTTCAGTGCGGATATAATATTTCTGTCATCAACGCGCCCACTAAG TATGTGCAAGACTTCATAAACCAGACCTGGAGGCAGCGTTATCAAACAGAGATCTCAAAAGATGTGCTCACACTGCTCTGGTCCACCATTGTGTCTATATTCACCATAGGAGGATTTATAGGAGTGTCAATTGGTGGGACTTTGTCTGTGAAGCTGGGAAG GAGAGGGACACTACTGGCCAATAACGCTTTTTCATTGGTTGCTGCTCTACTGATGGGTCTGAGCTCCTCTGCTGGCTCATTTGAGTTGCTTATCATTGGACGTCTCCTCATTGGAATAAATGCAG GCATTGCTCTGTGTGTTGAGCCCATGTTCTTAGGGGAAATAGCACCAACTTCTTTACGTGGAGCCATGGGAACGGGGTCGTCCATTTTCCTCACTGGTGGCATCCTGTCAGGACAAGTGATGGGGCTCAA AGAAGTGCTTGGTGGAGAACAGTACTGGCCCCTCCTGCTCTCCACCACGTGTATCCCAGCTTTACtgcagctccagctgctgcccTGGTTCCCCGAGAGTCCGCGCTTCCTGCTTATTGATAAAGGAGACGAGGAGAAGTGTAAAAAAG CCCTGAATCAGCTGCACGGCGCGGCGGGCTCTGACAGTGTGCTGGAGGATATCCAGAGGGAGAAGAACAACTTGGTCGGTTTCAAAGCCAAGAAACCCTGGGAGCTCTTTGCCGATCGCAGCGTACGCTGGCAGGTCATCACCATCATCGTGCTCAACGCAGCGCAACAGCTGAACGGCGTCAACGCT ATGTACTTCTACGCCGATTACTTGTTCCGACAAGCTGGGATCGCTGAAGATAACATACCTTACGCTACCGTCGGCACAGGTGCCTGTGAATGTCTCACTGCGTTAACATGT GGAATGCTCGTTGAGTCTCTGGGAAGGAAAGTGCTCATCTCAGGAGGATACTTATTGATGAGCATCTGCTGCATCTTATTCACAGTGACGTTGGCCCTGCAG GATGTCAGTCCGATATTTCCATACTTAAGCGTGGCCTGTGTGTTTGCTTTTGTCTTAAGCTTTGGTTTGGGACCGG GTGGCGTGACGAACATTTTAACCACAGAGATGTTCAAACAAACCACTCGGCCGGCAGCATTCATGATCGCAGGCTCGGTGAACTGGCTCAGCTTCTTCTTTATCGGCTTGCTCTTCCCCTTTATTGTG CTTGGGTTGCAGCACTACTGCTTCCTGGTATTCTTTGTCGTCTGCCTCTCGGTAGGGATATATATCATTGTCGTTCTTcctgaaaccaaaaacaaaagctttgttGAAATCCAGCAAGAGTTCCAGTCCAGAAGGAGTAAAGAGAGCAAGTATGATGAAGAAGGAGCTTTACTTATATCCACTTCTTTATGA
- the LOC105926997 gene encoding solute carrier family 2, facilitated glucose transporter member 11 isoform X1 yields the protein MPKQYVDEYEPLLIRGIKDKRRLQLPNKSLLLAMFAACVGGTFQYGYNVSVINAPTMYVQNFINLTWMQRYQTNISQDGLTLLWSTIVSMFTLGGLIGASIGGTLSVKLGRRGTLLANNTFSLMAALLMGLSSTAGSFELLIIGRLLSGINAGIALCVQPLYLGEIAPTALRGAMGMGTSVFITGGILTGQVMGLKEILGKEEYWPILLSTTCIPAALQLLILPWFPESPRYLLIDKGDEEACKKALRQLHGLVDCDGALEDIEKERSNLVGVHAKKPWELFSDRSLRWQLLTIILLNAAQQLNGINAIYFYADYVFRQSGIPMDKIPYATVGTGACECITALTCGLLIESLGRKVLIMGGYVLMSICCVFFTLTLTFQGYSPVFPYLSMVCVFAFILSFGLGPGGVTNILTTELFMQTARPAAFTIAGSVNWLSFFFISLVFPFIVIGLQQYCFLVFLAVCSLVATYIFFCIPETKNKTFVEIQNEFQSSKNKLSRSDGAGTILLSTSI from the exons atgccaaaacaaTACGTGGATGAGTATGAGCCTCTGCTCATAAGGGGCATTAAAGACAAAAGGCGTTTACAG CTTCCAAACAAATCGCTGCTACTGGCCATGTTTGCTGCTTGTGTTGGAGGAACGTTTCAGTATGGATACAATGTGTCTGTCATCAACGCGCCCACAATG TATGTACAGAACTTCATCAACCTCACGTGGATGCAGCGCTACCAAACCAACATCTCACAGGATGGGCTCACGCTGCTCTGGTCCACCATTGTGTCCATGTTCACTTTAGGAGGACTCATAGGCGCATCGATCGGCGGGACTTTGTCTGTGAAGCTGGGGAG GAGAGGGACGCTGCTCGCCAATAACACCTTTTCGCTGATGGCTGCTCTGCTGATGGGTCTGAGCTCCACTGCAGGCTCGTTCGAGCTGCTCATCATTGGACGTCTCCTCAGTGGAATTAATGCag GCATCGCCCTGTGTGTTCAACCTCTTTACTTGGGGGAAATAGCGCCGACTGCATTACGTGGGGCCATGGGAATGGGAacttcagtcttcatcactgGTGGAATCTTAACAGGACAAGTTATGGGCTTGAA AGAAATCCTGGGCAAAGAAGAGTACTGGCCCATCCTGCTCTCCACCACCTGTATCCCTGCCGCCCTGCAACTCCTGATCCTGCCCTGGTTCCCAGAGAGCCCACGCTACCTGCTGATCGATAAAGGAGATGAGGAGGCATGTAAAAAAG CCTTGAGGCAGCTGCATGGTTTAGTTGACTGCGATGGAGCTTTGGAGGATATTGAGAAAGAGAGGAGTAACTTGGTGGGTGTCCATGCCAAGAAACCCTGGGAGCTCTTCTCTGATCGCAGTTTACGCTGGCAGCTCCTCACCATCATCCTGCTCAACGCTGCTCAGCAGCTGAATGGCATTAATGCT ATTTACTTTTATGCTGATTACGTGTTCCGACAGTCTGGTATTCCTATGGATAAAATACCATATGCAACTGTCGGCACTGGTGCCTGTGAATGCATCACAGCTTTAACATGT GGTCTGCTCATTGAAAGTCTGGGAAGGAAGGTCCTCATCATGGGGGGATACGTACTGATGAGTATCTGCTGTGTTTTCTTCACGCTGACGCTCACTTTCCAG GGTTACAGCCCGGTTTTCCCGTACTTGAGCATGGTGTGCGTTTTTGCTTTCATCCTGAGTTTTGGCCTGGGGCCGG GTGGCGTGACGAACATCCTAACCACGGAGCTGTTCATGCAAACCGCCCGGCCCGCTGCCTTCACGATCGCCGGATCAGTGAACTGGctcagcttcttcttcatcaGCCTGGTCTTCCCCTTCATTGTG ATTGGGCTACAGCAGTACTGTTTCCTGGTATTCCTGGCCGTCTGCTCCTTAGTGGCCACCTACATATTCTTTTGCATCCCcgaaacaaagaacaaaacctTCGTGGAAATCCAGAATGAGTTCCAGTCGTCCAAGAATAAGCTCTCCAGATCAGATGGAGCAGGGACTATACTCTTATCAACATCTATATAA
- the LOC105926997 gene encoding solute carrier family 2, facilitated glucose transporter member 11 isoform X2, which produces MSLTQGYDNSKKKLPNKSLLLAMFAACVGGTFQYGYNVSVINAPTMYVQNFINLTWMQRYQTNISQDGLTLLWSTIVSMFTLGGLIGASIGGTLSVKLGRRGTLLANNTFSLMAALLMGLSSTAGSFELLIIGRLLSGINAGIALCVQPLYLGEIAPTALRGAMGMGTSVFITGGILTGQVMGLKEILGKEEYWPILLSTTCIPAALQLLILPWFPESPRYLLIDKGDEEACKKALRQLHGLVDCDGALEDIEKERSNLVGVHAKKPWELFSDRSLRWQLLTIILLNAAQQLNGINAIYFYADYVFRQSGIPMDKIPYATVGTGACECITALTCGLLIESLGRKVLIMGGYVLMSICCVFFTLTLTFQGYSPVFPYLSMVCVFAFILSFGLGPGGVTNILTTELFMQTARPAAFTIAGSVNWLSFFFISLVFPFIVIGLQQYCFLVFLAVCSLVATYIFFCIPETKNKTFVEIQNEFQSSKNKLSRSDGAGTILLSTSI; this is translated from the exons ATGAGTTTAACTCAGGGGTATGATAATTCAAAGAAGAAG CTTCCAAACAAATCGCTGCTACTGGCCATGTTTGCTGCTTGTGTTGGAGGAACGTTTCAGTATGGATACAATGTGTCTGTCATCAACGCGCCCACAATG TATGTACAGAACTTCATCAACCTCACGTGGATGCAGCGCTACCAAACCAACATCTCACAGGATGGGCTCACGCTGCTCTGGTCCACCATTGTGTCCATGTTCACTTTAGGAGGACTCATAGGCGCATCGATCGGCGGGACTTTGTCTGTGAAGCTGGGGAG GAGAGGGACGCTGCTCGCCAATAACACCTTTTCGCTGATGGCTGCTCTGCTGATGGGTCTGAGCTCCACTGCAGGCTCGTTCGAGCTGCTCATCATTGGACGTCTCCTCAGTGGAATTAATGCag GCATCGCCCTGTGTGTTCAACCTCTTTACTTGGGGGAAATAGCGCCGACTGCATTACGTGGGGCCATGGGAATGGGAacttcagtcttcatcactgGTGGAATCTTAACAGGACAAGTTATGGGCTTGAA AGAAATCCTGGGCAAAGAAGAGTACTGGCCCATCCTGCTCTCCACCACCTGTATCCCTGCCGCCCTGCAACTCCTGATCCTGCCCTGGTTCCCAGAGAGCCCACGCTACCTGCTGATCGATAAAGGAGATGAGGAGGCATGTAAAAAAG CCTTGAGGCAGCTGCATGGTTTAGTTGACTGCGATGGAGCTTTGGAGGATATTGAGAAAGAGAGGAGTAACTTGGTGGGTGTCCATGCCAAGAAACCCTGGGAGCTCTTCTCTGATCGCAGTTTACGCTGGCAGCTCCTCACCATCATCCTGCTCAACGCTGCTCAGCAGCTGAATGGCATTAATGCT ATTTACTTTTATGCTGATTACGTGTTCCGACAGTCTGGTATTCCTATGGATAAAATACCATATGCAACTGTCGGCACTGGTGCCTGTGAATGCATCACAGCTTTAACATGT GGTCTGCTCATTGAAAGTCTGGGAAGGAAGGTCCTCATCATGGGGGGATACGTACTGATGAGTATCTGCTGTGTTTTCTTCACGCTGACGCTCACTTTCCAG GGTTACAGCCCGGTTTTCCCGTACTTGAGCATGGTGTGCGTTTTTGCTTTCATCCTGAGTTTTGGCCTGGGGCCGG GTGGCGTGACGAACATCCTAACCACGGAGCTGTTCATGCAAACCGCCCGGCCCGCTGCCTTCACGATCGCCGGATCAGTGAACTGGctcagcttcttcttcatcaGCCTGGTCTTCCCCTTCATTGTG ATTGGGCTACAGCAGTACTGTTTCCTGGTATTCCTGGCCGTCTGCTCCTTAGTGGCCACCTACATATTCTTTTGCATCCCcgaaacaaagaacaaaacctTCGTGGAAATCCAGAATGAGTTCCAGTCGTCCAAGAATAAGCTCTCCAGATCAGATGGAGCAGGGACTATACTCTTATCAACATCTATATAA